The genomic segment TGTAAACATACTAATCAAACTACAGGTGAGATGATTATACTTACACCATGCAGTGCTTCAAGCTTTCTCTGCAGCGCCTCATGCTCAGCTTGAATACGAAATGGAACACCATGCTTTTGCCTCACATTGTTTTGTGCTATATCTTCATCAATGTCACTGGCAGTGGTTGCAAAAGGATGATTAGAGGGAATCCACCGAACCGTATCAGGGTCAACATCAGGAGGTATTGAATCGCCTTCTTTGAGGAAAATCGTTGGTCTCTTCCACTGGTATGCCCGAGACCTCCTCCTCTGATGAACTGATTGTTGCTCTTCTGTAAGGGTAACTGGGGCTAAGCGGTATACTTTTCCACACATCTCCACTGTTGAATTGCCCTTGCCCACTTTCACCATTGGATTATTGAAAGGGTCATCATACTTGAGAGGCCTTGTTCTGTTTTGACAAAAAGAAGCATTAACAAGGAGACAGTTGTAAAAATgactaatgaaaaaaaaaattattagtaaaCCATAAATTTGTACTGTCCACTATCAAGCGATTACAAATTTACACTGATTTATTAGTAAACTAGctattcaaaatatatatatttacaaaataaCTTTCACTAATCGACTATAAATTTACACTAATCGACTATCAAGAGATTATAAATTTACATCGAGCGATCATTCAGACTATGAATCAACCATAAATTTACACTAACCAGCTATCAAGCCATTATAAATTTACACTGAACGACCATACGAATGAGGTTATTTTGCTAATTTTTAACTTTCACCTTGTCATTTTAGCCAATATCTCATTAACAAGAGAAAAAACAAACTTGTATCATTGAGCACATGATATTATGACTTTTGATTCTACTTGGGTTTTAcataaaaagagaaagaaaaaaaaaaacatattaggACTGAATAAGGTATCAAGGATTGGAATCATACATGCCTCTTCTATCAGACCTCAGCTGGCCACGTCTGACAAGATCAGCTACAGAACCAGGATGATGATTCTCTCTTGATCTCTTAGCCATAAAGATTTTCACAGCCAAAACCAAAAATGCAGTAGCAACAAAAAACCCAATCGCAAAACTGGATCCCACTACTTGTTGTCTCATCTACACATAAACCCCAAAGCACAAAACTTTCACAGCAATGACAACATTAAAAAGAAGTCtaaattcaaaaagaaaaaagaaaaaacacaaaCTTTGTTACCGCATAAATAACTGGAGGGAAGGCACTGAGAGCACCTTGCAATTTGGCAACGGAATTGGTCAGAGTGTTCTTCACCACCTCATCTCGGGGAGCACCGCCAGAGCTGGCCGAGCCATCAATGGCTCTCAATACAAACTTGGGAGAGGAAGATGGATGTGGGTTCCAGCTGATTCGAGCATTCCTTGAGCCAAATTCAGGTCTGAGCACCACTAGATACGAAGGCTCCCGAAAGTTTGAACCAGAAATTGAGGGCTAcagtgaaaaaaaattaaaaaagccAAAACAAGATCAATGAGAGATTTTGGCAACGACCCTTATCGTAATATTACTGATATTGAGCTTACCTGGAACCAAACTGGGTAGATTTGAAGAGTTCGAAGGGAAGCCATTGGAGGATGTTGAATACGTTGATGATGGCGTTTCTTTCTCAGTACAGTAGACACTAAAACACTAATACTGGCTACCAGTGAAAgggttttattaaaaataaaaaggttAATAACTAACTTAACTGATAAATCTGAACTAGTGGATCCGTGGCGCAATGGTAGCGCGTCTGACTCCAGATCAGAAGGTTGCGTGTTCGATTCACGTCGGGTTCAATTCCCTCACTTGTTTTATTGGCCCATCATAGGCCCAAACTCTTTTCTCCAGGCCCATTAGGTGatttgctctaattttttttaaaagaatagGAAAATTCATCTATTATGCATCTTTTTCTTTTGTAAAAATATAATGTTTTACAGTTTTTTTTAGTATACATTTTGtatcagattttttttaattttattttaaaaagaaaaatctaaaataataaaaattagttgTGAAAGAATTAAACTCAGTAAAAATTTTAGAGAAATTTACACGGAGAACTATATTAAGcgagaaaataacaaaaatacagtcaCGCGGAACTTTTTTCATTTATATAgttcaagtttttttttaatctttacgATGTTTACTTCTCCGGCAACACCTCAAATTTTCTAAATGGTTCATTGATTTTCAGAACTTCATGGATCGCGATGATGGGGAGCGCCTGAGCTTGTTTATGCCGGCAATCGTGAGTGCAACCACTAACTACGGCCATGGCTGATGAGTCCCAGCTGGAGAACGAAGAGTGGCAATTTCTGGTCACATTCGAAACAAATATGAAGAGTATCAAACACTACTCAGTCCTAGTCGGAGACTCGGAATGATGGCTATTCCATTTCTCCACGGCGTTTTGAAAGGACCTTTCTGTTTTCGAATGCATCCATGAGTTCTCTTCACCGGCAGTGGTATGATGCGGCGTCAAAGAAGATAATCATTGGGTCTCTAATCATTACACAAATTACAGCCTGTCCAAATGGTGTGGACCACAAAAACAAATTTACACAGGTGCCCTTTATTCCTTTTATTCCTCTGGCTCCATTTTCTTCACATCCCCTCTCAAACTTTGTGGGGTGTTAACGACACCAAGTTTGGCAATTAACGAGTGAAACTGACTGTGTGACAAACTCTTTGTAAGACAATCGGCTACCTGCTCCATTGATGGAATATATCTGACCTCCAACATCTTGGCTAGAATTTTATCTCTAACAAAGTGTATATCCAACTCGATGTGTTTCGTTCTCGCGTGGTAAATCGGATTAGCTGCTAATGCACTGGCAACCATATTGTCGCACCATGTGATTGGTGTAGCACTTAGTGAGAAATTTAGTTCCTGTAACAGAGCTTGAATCCACGATATTTCAGCCGCAACATTTGCAAGGGCTCGGTACTCCGATTCCGTGCTTGATCGAGATACCACAGATTGCTTCTTTGACGACCACGAAACCAGAGCATCTCCAAGATAAACGCAATACCCAGCAACTGATTTACGATCATCCGGGCAACATGCCCAATCGGCATCCGAAAAATCAGTTAGAACAAGTCTGTCACTGTGAGGGATGTGTAACCCATGGCATGGTGTTCCTTTGATATACCTCAGTACCTGTTTAGCCGCACCAAGATGCACATTAGTTGGGGCTTTCAGAAATTGGCTCAACTTGTTTGTAGCATAACTAATATCTGGTCTGGTGTAAGTCAAATATTGCAGTCCTCCTATAAGACTTCTGTACTCTGTTGGATTCGACAGTGGTGTGCCATCATTAATAGACAACATCTTGCCAACAGCCATTGGAGTTGGGCACGGCTTCAGATGTAACATTTTGGCTTTTTTAAGCAATCCTTCAATATACTTGGGCTGACTTAAAAACATTCCAGTCTCATCTCTATGTACTTCGATTCCTAAGAAGT from the Humulus lupulus chromosome X, drHumLupu1.1, whole genome shotgun sequence genome contains:
- the LOC133807228 gene encoding protein MULTIPLE CHLOROPLAST DIVISION SITE 1 encodes the protein MASLRTLQIYPVWFQPSISGSNFREPSYLVVLRPEFGSRNARISWNPHPSSSPKFVLRAIDGSASSGGAPRDEVVKNTLTNSVAKLQGALSAFPPVIYAMRQQVVGSSFAIGFFVATAFLVLAVKIFMAKRSRENHHPGSVADLVRRGQLRSDRRGITRPLKYDDPFNNPMVKVGKGNSTVEMCGKVYRLAPVTLTEEQQSVHQRRRSRAYQWKRPTIFLKEGDSIPPDVDPDTVRWIPSNHPFATTASDIDEDIAQNNVRQKHGVPFRIQAEHEALQRKLEALHGEQKLNKLTIDSSNAKDFERAFKSHPKSPERGEESSSNEHTGNSKANSPERPSNSSGFSPSSEEMQKP